In Sphingobacterium sp. R2, the genomic stretch TCTCAGTAAGCTCAATAATGCTTTTACTTGTGGAGCAAAAGCAATTCAAACCCATCGGACAGCTAAAAATAATACAACAGCAACAGCAATTTTGGATGGTGTGAGCGAAGAAATTAACAATTCTATATTTCGCCTGGGGCATGCTCGCCTTGGCCTACCTGCAGCATTGATCGGATCGGGTATGGCATTCGACTTTAATTGGTTTAAGCAGCGAATAGTACAGATCAAATCGATGGGGGAGGATAAATTTTTAGAATATTTTTTGTTATTGGATAGAATAAACACTACCTATTTGGAAGATGTTGTCATTTTAGATGAAAAGATTCAGTATAGTGATGATTTTTCTAAACAGAGGCGGCGTTGGATCGCTTCACAAATTGATATTTTCTGCCATGCTATTAAGCAGACGCGTAGCGCAATTTTTATCGGTAATTGGCCTTTAATAGACAAGATTTTTCAATGGTCCATGCCACCTCGCATTATAATGCTTGGGATCATTCCTTTGTTTTTTTTGGGATCTTTATTTGCGTCTGATATTTCTTCCTCTAAATGGGGTTTTTTAATTATTTTGTATGTAATGGGTTTAGCTTTGGCAGTTCCAAAAAAGTTGTACACAACACAACTTCTGTGGGCAATATTTAGCTTGCCGCGTATATTTTTAGCGATGATGAGCAGTATAATCCATTTTCGTTCGGGACGATCGACTTTTATCCATACGGAGCATGGTGCTTTACCAAATAAACAGAAGTAGCATGAAATTTACGGTATTAAAGTAATGAAGCTGATATGGGGCTAAAAGAAAAAATAATGCATTCCCCTCGTTTAAAACGTTGGTTGCATACGGTATTAATGCATCCTGTTCGAACGCGTCCGAGATGGTATTTGAGACTATTTCAGTTTTTATATGTACATAAGGGACGAGGTGCTGTTATTTATAGAAGTGTGCGTAAAGACTTGGTACCCTTTAGGAAATGTCAAATCGGTTCTAGGACTGTTGTAGAATCTTACTCTTTAATCAATAATGCAGTAGGAGATCTTATTGTTGGAAGTAATTCACGAATTGGTTTTGGAAATACCGTAATAGGCCCTGTAAGCATCGGTGATTATGTGCAAATAGGCCAACATGTGTTGATTTCGGGACTCAATCATAAATATGAAAATATTAATTTAACGATTGCAGAGCAGGGGATCGAAGTCTCTCCTGTGAAGATTGATCATAATGTATGGATAGGTGCAAATGCGGTGATTTTGGCAGGAGTTACAATTGGTGAACACTGTGTCGTGGGGGCAGGTTCGGTGGTGACAAAAGATGTCCCTCCATATTCTGTAGTTGTTGGAAACCCAGCTAAAGTTGTTAAAAAATGGGACGACCAACAAACAAAATGGGTGAGAAATCATGATTAATCAGCCTGAAATAACTATAATAATGCCCGTTTTTAATACCGAGGCATATGTTGATAGCGCTGTTGAGAGTGTATTGCGCCAGACCTTTAAAAGTTTTGAATTGCTATTGATCAACGATGGTTCTACAGATTGTAGTCTTTCACTTCTGGAAAAATGGGCTAAAAAAGATGCTAGGGTACGGGTATTTTCCCAGTCTAATCAGGGCTTGTCTGGAGCTAGAAATACTGGAATAGCGCATGCAAAAGGAAACTTTATTTATTTTATGGATAGTGATGATCTTATCAAGAGAGATACATTACAGATCTGTTATAAATGTTGTAAAGAAAATCACTTAGATTTTGTATTTTTTGACGCTGAAACATTCGCTGATGGGATCCAAGATACAACTCTGTCAACTAGATTCAATTATAGCAGAATATATATAGAGCCAAATGTGCTTTTATCGGGAATTGAAGCTTTTGAAAAACTTTTGGAGTACGATGAATTTTTTTCTTCTGTATGTCTTCTTTTTATAAACAGAACCTTTTTAACTAGAATAGGACTTCTGTTTGAAAAAGGCATCGTGCATGAGGATGAATTATTTACAACAATTTTGTTTATGGAAGCTCATAAAACC encodes the following:
- a CDS encoding glycosyltransferase family 2 protein yields the protein MLITVFWYIDFLFFIAFALWVGYVVLFAFASRIKPKINFPQAEPLARFAILFPAYKEDNVIKESVISFKAQDYPIDRFEIVVISDAMEDATNDHLRRLGVSLIHLTGTERSKAAALTTAMSQLDAQLFDVVVVMDADNIVFPDFLSKLNNAFTCGAKAIQTHRTAKNNTTATAILDGVSEEINNSIFRLGHARLGLPAALIGSGMAFDFNWFKQRIVQIKSMGEDKFLEYFLLLDRINTTYLEDVVILDEKIQYSDDFSKQRRRWIASQIDIFCHAIKQTRSAIFIGNWPLIDKIFQWSMPPRIIMLGIIPLFFLGSLFASDISSSKWGFLIILYVMGLALAVPKKLYTTQLLWAIFSLPRIFLAMMSSIIHFRSGRSTFIHTEHGALPNKQK
- a CDS encoding DapH/DapD/GlmU-related protein, with protein sequence MHSPRLKRWLHTVLMHPVRTRPRWYLRLFQFLYVHKGRGAVIYRSVRKDLVPFRKCQIGSRTVVESYSLINNAVGDLIVGSNSRIGFGNTVIGPVSIGDYVQIGQHVLISGLNHKYENINLTIAEQGIEVSPVKIDHNVWIGANAVILAGVTIGEHCVVGAGSVVTKDVPPYSVVVGNPAKVVKKWDDQQTKWVRNHD
- a CDS encoding glycosyltransferase, whose amino-acid sequence is MINQPEITIIMPVFNTEAYVDSAVESVLRQTFKSFELLLINDGSTDCSLSLLEKWAKKDARVRVFSQSNQGLSGARNTGIAHAKGNFIYFMDSDDLIKRDTLQICYKCCKENHLDFVFFDAETFADGIQDTTLSTRFNYSRIYIEPNVLLSGIEAFEKLLEYDEFFSSVCLLFINRTFLTRIGLLFEKGIVHEDELFTTILFMEAHKTSYIPATFFMRRLRNGSIMMVDYSLKNINSYFIVGNRLLDYSKKNAKMRDVVTIYLSGMMNAAVWKAYKMPLKYRLTVFVVCIRRWRKYVKIKTLCVLLFKKYTRS